ACCCCAGCCATGCCAACCAAGCCAAGTCGCGCCCGCCGATGGGTGAGAGATGGAAAGGCTGTTGGCAAATGGTCGGATGCTGGCATCTACTACGTGCAGCTAGTCGCTGAGCCGTCAGGTCATAAAGTCCAGCCAGTTGTGATTGGCGTAGACCCTGGCAAGTCATATACAGGCATTGCCGTCCAGTCAGCAAAAGTGACGCTCCATTCGACTCATCTAGTCTTGCCCTTTCAGCGGGTAAAAGAGCGA
The window above is part of the Geitlerinema sp. PCC 9228 genome. Proteins encoded here:
- a CDS encoding RRXRR domain-containing protein, whose amino-acid sequence is MQLRVPVQNPDGTPAMPTKPSRARRWVRDGKAVGKWSDAGIYYVQLVAEPSGHKVQPVVIGVDPGKSYTGIAVQSAKVTLHSTHLVLPFQRVKERLGSPVIKKGKVIKDIRGRALQRRVRRGRRINRKVPFHLRAH